A single window of Xylocopilactobacillus apicola DNA harbors:
- the cas1e gene encoding type I-E CRISPR-associated endonuclease Cas1e, whose product MKPKFGAKKPELSELGRIKDRITFLYLEHAKLNRQDSAIVVADSKGTVFVPAGIISVLFLGPGVDITHRAMELIGDAGMSVVWVGERGVRHYAHGRPLSHSSALIEKQALLVSNTRSRISVARKMYQMRFPNEDVTGLTMQELRGKEGARIRQVYRAQSRLTNVPWTKREYNHDDFDSGTPVNKALTAAHQALYGLSYSVIVALGASPALGFVHTGHDLSFVYDFADLYKAEFSIPTAFKMAADFGEDKDIGSRTRLAMRDKFVDGKIMIRMVQDLKFLLEVEDEQDVEILGLWDDKIGLQKFGVQYSEYEENEI is encoded by the coding sequence ATGAAACCAAAATTTGGTGCGAAAAAACCAGAGCTTTCTGAATTGGGAAGAATTAAAGATCGGATTACTTTTTTATATTTAGAACATGCTAAATTAAATCGACAAGATAGCGCCATTGTTGTTGCCGATAGTAAAGGTACCGTGTTTGTACCTGCAGGAATTATTAGCGTTCTTTTTCTTGGACCAGGAGTTGATATCACGCATCGGGCAATGGAATTAATTGGTGATGCAGGCATGAGTGTTGTATGGGTGGGTGAAAGAGGAGTACGTCACTATGCGCACGGTCGACCGCTGAGCCATTCATCTGCACTGATTGAAAAACAAGCACTTTTGGTATCAAATACTCGCTCAAGAATATCTGTTGCTAGAAAAATGTATCAAATGAGATTTCCCAATGAAGATGTCACTGGTTTAACTATGCAGGAACTGCGGGGGAAAGAAGGTGCTAGAATTCGGCAAGTTTACCGCGCACAATCACGATTGACTAACGTTCCTTGGACCAAGCGTGAATATAATCATGATGATTTTGATTCAGGAACCCCCGTTAATAAAGCTTTAACTGCAGCGCACCAAGCTCTGTATGGTCTAAGTTATAGCGTTATTGTGGCGCTTGGTGCATCACCTGCTCTTGGTTTTGTGCACACAGGACATGATTTATCATTTGTATATGATTTTGCTGATCTGTATAAGGCCGAATTTTCAATTCCAACCGCTTTTAAAATGGCTGCTGATTTTGGGGAAGATAAGGATATCGGTTCGCGAACTAGATTGGCAATGCGAGACAAGTTTGTCGATGGAAAAATAATGATCCGAATGGTTCAAGATTTAAAATTTTTACTAGAAGTTGAAGATGAACAGGATGTAGAGATCCTTGGACTATGGGATGATAAAATCGGTCTGCAAAAATTCGGCGTTCAATATTCAGAGTATGAGGAAAACGAAATTTAA
- the cas5e gene encoding type I-E CRISPR-associated protein Cas5/CasD: MKTITIKLTGPLQSFGNEATFNQRTTSLHPSKSAVIGMIAAALGFQRDDEKITDLNGLDFAVRIDQPGRVFTEFQTVEWKKDTRKLTYRGHIQDAVFAVAIGSDNDSLIDEIQFALRHPGYQLFLGRRANVPAGVLQIEEFSGLNPVQVLKDFPWQASRWYQKSKSNKQTVKVELLADSKLLSGDKYFMVKDSVGSFSQKNRFFNYRPVERDMIELTNPSYQEKDQSTDHDPFSAL, translated from the coding sequence AACCGGTCCTCTTCAGTCGTTTGGTAATGAAGCAACATTTAATCAGCGAACTACGAGTCTTCATCCTTCAAAAAGTGCAGTGATCGGAATGATTGCTGCGGCACTTGGATTCCAGCGAGATGATGAAAAAATCACAGATTTAAATGGTCTTGATTTTGCAGTTAGAATTGATCAGCCAGGTCGAGTTTTTACTGAATTTCAAACGGTTGAGTGGAAAAAAGACACCCGAAAATTGACTTATCGGGGACACATTCAAGATGCAGTATTTGCGGTAGCGATTGGAAGTGATAATGACTCGTTAATCGATGAGATACAATTTGCTCTTAGACATCCGGGCTATCAACTGTTTTTGGGACGGCGCGCAAATGTACCAGCAGGAGTTTTGCAGATCGAAGAATTTTCTGGGTTAAATCCAGTTCAAGTTTTAAAGGATTTTCCATGGCAAGCGAGCCGCTGGTATCAAAAATCAAAATCTAATAAGCAAACGGTTAAAGTTGAATTACTGGCTGATTCAAAGTTACTTAGTGGAGATAAATATTTCATGGTAAAAGATAGTGTCGGATCATTTAGTCAAAAGAATCGTTTTTTCAACTATCGTCCAGTTGAGAGAGATATGATTGAATTGACTAATCCGTCTTATCAAGAAAAAGATCAATCGACAGATCACGATCCTTTTAGTGCGTTGTAG
- the pcp gene encoding pyroglutamyl-peptidase I gives MKILVTGFNPFGDDKINPAIETVKRLSDSIAGAQIIKLEIPTEFGRCAEVVKEAIKNYQPDYVLNVGQAGGRFAITPERVAINLDDGRIKDNAGYQPFNQRIHEDGAPAYFTQLPVKAMARAIREAGLPAEVSNTAGTFVCNHIFYQVQYMKDKEFPKIKAGFIHIPFLPDQVVTRPGTPSLSLEDDVRGITAAINAIVERDGKNDLETVEGTIA, from the coding sequence ATGAAAATATTAGTAACAGGCTTCAATCCTTTTGGGGATGATAAAATTAACCCAGCAATTGAAACAGTTAAAAGACTGTCAGATTCAATTGCTGGAGCTCAAATTATTAAGCTGGAAATTCCAACCGAATTTGGTCGGTGTGCCGAAGTAGTAAAGGAAGCAATCAAAAATTATCAACCTGATTACGTCTTAAACGTTGGTCAGGCTGGCGGTCGATTTGCGATTACACCAGAGCGAGTTGCGATTAATTTAGATGACGGTCGGATTAAAGATAACGCGGGTTATCAACCTTTTAATCAACGGATTCATGAAGACGGTGCCCCTGCATATTTTACTCAATTACCTGTTAAAGCGATGGCTCGGGCAATCCGTGAGGCAGGTTTACCGGCCGAAGTATCAAATACAGCGGGAACATTCGTTTGTAATCATATTTTCTATCAAGTTCAGTATATGAAAGACAAAGAATTTCCAAAAATTAAAGCAGGATTTATTCATATTCCTTTTCTACCCGATCAAGTAGTTACCCGCCCAGGAACACCATCGTTATCATTAGAAGATGATGTTAGGGGAATTACAGCGGCAATTAATGCAATTGTTGAACGGGACGGCAAAAACGATCTTGAAACCGTTGAAGGAACCATTGCTTAA
- the cas6e gene encoding type I-E CRISPR-associated protein Cas6/Cse3/CasE, giving the protein MYLSRVEIDLNNRQKTKDLTHLGAYHNWVEQSFPEVIQEKAHPRNLWRIDTLEEKTYLIVLSNDKPDPSCFSRYGVEGTEVSKSYDQFLNSLTNGQRLQFRLTANPTYSVITPGEKRGKVYPHITIRHQKEWLIKKSEKAGFRILQNDEGDYSFNIVSRDQATLRHNGNKTIRLSRVSYEGFLEISDVDKFKDTLIHGIGREKAYGMGLMTVIPVK; this is encoded by the coding sequence ATGTATTTATCAAGGGTAGAAATCGATTTAAATAATCGTCAGAAAACTAAAGATTTAACCCACTTGGGAGCTTATCACAACTGGGTTGAACAAAGTTTTCCTGAGGTAATTCAAGAGAAAGCTCATCCAAGAAATTTATGGCGAATTGATACTTTAGAGGAGAAGACTTATTTGATCGTTTTGAGCAACGACAAGCCTGATCCTTCTTGCTTTTCAAGATACGGAGTCGAGGGGACGGAAGTTAGTAAATCTTATGATCAGTTTTTAAATTCATTAACAAATGGTCAACGCTTACAATTTCGCTTAACTGCGAATCCAACTTATTCAGTTATAACGCCAGGTGAAAAACGAGGTAAAGTTTATCCTCATATTACAATTAGACATCAAAAAGAATGGCTGATAAAGAAATCTGAAAAGGCAGGTTTTCGAATTCTTCAAAATGATGAAGGTGATTATTCATTTAATATTGTTAGTCGAGATCAAGCTACTTTAAGGCATAATGGAAATAAAACCATCAGATTGAGCCGAGTATCATATGAAGGTTTTCTTGAAATCAGTGATGTAGATAAATTTAAAGATACTTTGATCCATGGTATTGGTCGTGAGAAGGCCTACGGGATGGGTTTGATGACAGTAATTCCGGTTAAATAA
- a CDS encoding DUF969 domain-containing protein has product MEYIKLLGILIIVIGFALKFDPTAVVIIAAVATGLLSGMDFGQLLEILGKSFTDNRMVTLYFLTLPMIGLVESHGLKEVAINAIKRIKNATPSTILDIYMLIREIGGIFGISFSGQVTFVRPLVVPMTTAAAETKRPLTKREQELIKGHSAAVENLGNFFAQNLFIASSGVLLISSTMNGLKYAVSPTKIVLYSIPMAVITFVVGVIWNSLFDRKFNEVSVNGK; this is encoded by the coding sequence ATGGAGTACATAAAACTACTTGGAATCTTAATTATTGTAATTGGTTTTGCTTTAAAATTTGATCCGACGGCAGTTGTTATTATTGCAGCGGTTGCGACAGGTTTGCTATCGGGGATGGATTTTGGCCAGTTACTAGAGATTTTAGGAAAGAGTTTTACAGATAACAGAATGGTAACCTTGTATTTTCTAACTTTGCCGATGATTGGTTTAGTTGAGAGTCATGGATTAAAAGAGGTAGCTATTAACGCGATCAAACGAATCAAAAATGCAACTCCAAGTACAATTCTCGATATTTACATGTTGATTAGAGAAATTGGTGGCATTTTTGGAATTTCTTTTTCAGGGCAAGTTACTTTTGTAAGACCACTAGTAGTTCCAATGACAACTGCGGCAGCTGAAACTAAACGACCATTAACAAAACGTGAGCAAGAGCTTATCAAAGGACATTCGGCGGCCGTGGAAAATTTGGGTAATTTTTTTGCTCAAAATTTGTTCATTGCTTCCAGTGGAGTTTTACTGATTTCTAGTACCATGAATGGTCTGAAATACGCAGTTAGTCCTACTAAAATCGTTCTATATTCAATTCCAATGGCAGTTATTACTTTTGTGGTAGGAGTAATTTGGAATTCACTTTTTGATCGAAAATTTAACGAGGTGAGTGTCAATGGCAAGTAA
- a CDS encoding DUF979 domain-containing protein, with the protein MASNLLMFFYALVGVCLAIAAQESFKDEENPARIGTGIFWLILAIIFAFGNFIPKKITGFLVLVIGVLALFKQIKVGTIEPVDGKHAAQFAKKLGGWIFLPSIVLAVVAICIGSFTKLGGQVAVGFGAVISLIVAMVETKAPVKMVYNDTQRMIRSVGTAGILPQLLATLGAVFTAAGVGDLTAKLISGAFPPGNRLFGVILYCISMALFTIIMGNAFAAFAIITAAVGIPFVVAQGGNPAVVAALGMTSGYCGTLVTPMAANFNSLPVALLDMDDQMGVIKQQLPIAAILLLAHIILMYFLAF; encoded by the coding sequence ATGGCAAGTAATTTATTGATGTTTTTCTATGCTTTAGTTGGTGTTTGTTTGGCGATTGCTGCACAAGAAAGTTTCAAAGATGAAGAAAATCCTGCTCGGATCGGGACGGGGATTTTCTGGTTGATTTTAGCGATAATTTTTGCTTTTGGTAATTTTATTCCGAAAAAAATTACTGGTTTTTTAGTGTTAGTAATTGGAGTTTTGGCGTTATTTAAACAAATTAAAGTTGGGACAATTGAACCAGTAGATGGAAAACATGCAGCTCAATTTGCCAAAAAATTAGGTGGTTGGATTTTCTTACCTAGTATCGTTTTAGCTGTTGTCGCCATCTGTATTGGGTCATTCACTAAACTAGGTGGTCAAGTCGCGGTTGGTTTTGGAGCAGTTATTTCTTTAATTGTTGCAATGGTTGAAACAAAGGCTCCAGTAAAAATGGTTTATAATGATACTCAAAGGATGATTCGTTCAGTCGGAACGGCCGGAATTTTACCGCAACTTCTAGCAACTCTTGGTGCAGTATTTACGGCAGCGGGTGTCGGTGATTTGACAGCCAAGTTGATTTCGGGAGCCTTTCCACCTGGAAATCGACTTTTTGGAGTGATTCTCTATTGTATATCAATGGCTCTATTTACGATCATTATGGGAAATGCTTTTGCAGCATTTGCGATAATTACAGCTGCAGTCGGAATTCCTTTTGTTGTTGCTCAAGGAGGGAATCCCGCAGTCGTTGCAGCGCTTGGAATGACTTCAGGTTATTGCGGTACTTTAGTGACACCAATGGCTGCCAATTTTAACAGTTTGCCAGTGGCACTGTTAGACATGGATGATCAGATGGGTGTGATTAAACAGCAATTGCCGATCGCCGCAATCCTTTTACTTGCTCATATTATACTAATGTATTTCTTGGCTTTTTAA
- the rpoN gene encoding RNA polymerase factor sigma-54: MGLKQSYQINQKQLHSLALTQSMKQSILILQTNLIDLSDYAQNVSMSNPLFDVNPMISKREVEMSTTLFNNQQEHQTVYDYLFDQVHLTMRDTPLSVVVLVLIEHLDEHGYLLTKDEDLLQELSIDQVTLMDAKELLYNLDPPGVGAQNLLECLSLQLQFKTATPASTLALKILDNCSNELIEHRWNEISKMLGVTLTEVQSAFKVIQTLTPYPFTENKLQNNYIVPELIVRNHKGKLTLEVTKYGYPNLVFAEETYNELQKSTDLEVQSYVKSKYQEYQALKRNLDRRIQTISMIGRIIIEAQADFFLHHSGPLNPLLLRDVAQKLDISMSTVSRTINGKYLQTDFGVFELKYFFTKRSNPKSDHSVPQVQLKIQTLISKEEAAHPLSDQKLVELLGEAGIKIARRTVAKYREQLGILSSSKRKNDS; this comes from the coding sequence ATGGGATTAAAACAGAGTTATCAAATAAACCAGAAACAGCTTCACAGCCTTGCTTTAACACAGAGCATGAAGCAGTCCATTTTAATATTACAGACAAATTTAATTGATCTGAGCGATTATGCTCAAAATGTAAGCATGTCAAATCCTCTATTTGACGTAAATCCAATGATTTCCAAACGGGAAGTGGAAATGTCAACGACGCTTTTCAATAATCAGCAGGAACATCAGACGGTTTACGACTATTTATTTGATCAGGTGCATTTGACAATGCGGGATACTCCCTTAAGTGTCGTAGTTTTGGTTTTAATAGAGCACCTAGATGAGCATGGATACTTATTAACAAAAGATGAGGATCTTTTACAGGAACTTTCGATCGATCAAGTTACCCTAATGGATGCTAAAGAGTTACTTTACAATTTGGATCCACCAGGAGTTGGGGCGCAGAATTTACTAGAATGCTTGAGTTTACAATTGCAATTTAAAACTGCAACTCCTGCCAGCACCCTTGCTTTAAAAATATTGGACAATTGTTCTAATGAGCTCATTGAACACCGTTGGAACGAAATCTCAAAGATGCTCGGGGTAACACTTACAGAGGTTCAGTCAGCTTTTAAAGTCATTCAAACATTAACTCCTTATCCTTTTACGGAAAATAAACTTCAAAATAATTACATCGTTCCAGAATTGATTGTTCGAAATCATAAGGGAAAATTGACGCTTGAGGTGACTAAATATGGTTATCCTAATTTAGTTTTTGCGGAAGAAACTTATAATGAATTGCAAAAAAGTACAGATTTGGAAGTGCAATCTTATGTCAAGTCAAAATATCAAGAATATCAAGCATTAAAACGCAATTTAGATCGCCGAATTCAGACTATTTCCATGATTGGCCGAATAATTATTGAAGCACAGGCAGATTTTTTTCTGCATCATTCAGGTCCTTTGAATCCTCTTTTGCTGCGCGACGTAGCACAAAAACTAGATATTAGTATGTCAACTGTGAGTCGAACTATTAATGGAAAATATCTTCAAACAGATTTTGGGGTTTTCGAGTTGAAATATTTCTTCACTAAGAGAAGCAATCCTAAATCTGATCATTCAGTACCTCAGGTCCAATTGAAAATACAAACATTGATTTCAAAGGAGGAAGCTGCCCATCCGTTAAGTGATCAAAAGTTAGTTGAATTGTTGGGTGAGGCAGGAATAAAAATTGCTCGGCGCACAGTCGCTAAATATCGAGAACAATTAGGCATATTGAGCTCTAGCAAAAGAAAAAACGATAGTTAA
- the cas2e gene encoding type I-E CRISPR-associated endoribonuclease Cas2e, giving the protein MIVITLTKVPRSLRGDLTKWCQEIQTGVYVGNFSARIRDQLWDRIMRDIGNGQATMVFNVQNEFGYQIRTTRIDYQVVDFDGIPLVKRLNKVEGLVKHGFSNAAKWRKAKKFTQKRVVSNNPTSFMSLDVETTGLDVSKDQIISIGAVKNNIDGFKEKFHVFVKTDKKIPENITKLTGITNLILENEGVELSEALLDIKEFAEDMPIVGYNLSFDDKFISMAFRNLNESELSNKLIDLMPVVKKKNKFLDDYRLGTVLEKYEIENLKPHESLSDADATMDLAEKLIKNGDLEI; this is encoded by the coding sequence ATGATCGTTATTACTTTAACAAAAGTTCCTCGTTCCTTAAGAGGTGACTTAACCAAGTGGTGTCAAGAAATCCAGACTGGCGTTTATGTTGGAAATTTTAGTGCTAGAATTCGAGATCAATTGTGGGATCGAATTATGCGAGATATTGGCAATGGTCAGGCAACGATGGTCTTCAATGTTCAAAACGAGTTCGGTTATCAAATCAGGACTACGAGAATTGACTATCAGGTTGTAGATTTTGACGGTATCCCGTTAGTAAAGCGATTAAATAAGGTAGAAGGACTTGTAAAACACGGATTTAGCAATGCTGCCAAATGGCGGAAAGCCAAAAAGTTTACTCAAAAACGGGTCGTATCCAATAATCCAACTAGCTTTATGTCACTTGATGTTGAAACTACAGGTTTAGATGTTAGTAAAGATCAGATAATTTCCATTGGTGCAGTTAAAAATAATATTGATGGATTCAAAGAAAAGTTCCATGTGTTCGTTAAGACCGACAAAAAAATACCTGAAAATATTACGAAATTAACAGGTATCACGAATTTAATTTTAGAAAATGAAGGTGTTGAATTGTCTGAAGCATTATTAGATATAAAAGAATTTGCAGAGGACATGCCGATTGTTGGGTATAATCTGTCGTTTGATGATAAGTTCATCTCGATGGCGTTTAGAAATCTAAATGAATCAGAGTTGTCAAATAAACTAATTGATTTGATGCCTGTTGTCAAAAAGAAAAATAAATTCTTAGACGATTACAGGTTAGGGACAGTTTTAGAAAAATATGAGATTGAGAATTTAAAGCCTCATGAGTCACTATCTGATGCGGATGCAACTATGGATCTGGCAGAAAAACTCATAAAAAATGGTGATCTGGAGATTTAG